One window from the genome of Nicotiana tomentosiformis chromosome 5, ASM39032v3, whole genome shotgun sequence encodes:
- the LOC104110108 gene encoding uncharacterized protein — protein MVAESWFRNFWKNSKKYEGGGHQKVLVGVLAFEVASLMSKLVHVWQSLSDKQVARLRDEIMNSVGIKKLVSDDDSYIARLMCTELVENLGHVAIAVSRLAKKCNDPFLKSFEQAFNDLLKVGADPYGWQLSWKKMDRKVKKMERFIVINANLYQEMENLSDLEQTLRRLKGNDDADSITLVEYEKKLAWKQQEVKHLKDVSIWNRTYDYTVRVLARSLFTIFSRIGHVFGVDTADERAKASRELDSDQIHRSHSVAYAQSTVHPSETGLTRFSSEPVESILSKSGPISGTRNINNSYSGPLKSSTSTGNPVPGRHSSGGFYSGPLGRSTTKSGPLPLFNKSGMRWWKSRDRSGSLHGKGPNQKHSRLTSTGPLKGCMMIGNGSPVGNCYLDPQGFHSGFLSATKGANVNGHVDGYSTCSYLTSYNAKKRLLNAPPETLGAAALALHYANVIIVIEKLVASPHLIGHDAREDLYNMLPASLRGALRAKLKPFAKSLTLSVYDTVLAGEWNEAMMGILEWLAPLAHNMIRWQSERSFEHQNFVSRTNVLLVQTLYYANQEKTESAITELLVGLNYIWRYGREVNAKAIEECASARMMFNDDYLDE, from the coding sequence ATGGTTGCTGAATCTTGGTTTCGCAATTTCTGGAAAAATTCTAAAAAGTATGAGGGTGGTGGTCATCAAAAAGTGCTAGTCGGCGTTCTAGCATTTGAAGTTGCAAGCTTAATGTCTAAACTGGTTCATGTTTGGCAATCTCTGAGTGATAAGCAGGTGGCTAGATTGAGGGATGAGATAATGAACTCGGTTGGTATCAAAAAGCTAGTTTCGGACGATGATTCCTATATTGCAAGGTTGATGTGTACAGAGTTGGTTGAAAACTTGGGACATGTGGCAATTGCTGTTTCTAGgcttgccaaaaaatgcaacgaCCCTTTCTTGAAGAGTTTTGAGCAAGCCTTTAATGATCTACTAAAAGTTGGTGCTGATCCGTACGGGTGGCAACTTTCGTGGAAGAAGATGGATAGGAAAGTTAAGAAGATGGAACGGTTTATTGTGATTAATGCAAATTTATATCAAGAAATGGAGAATCTTTCCGATCTTGAACAGACATTGAGGAGATTGAAGGGAAATGATGATGCAGACAGCATTACTCTGGTTGAGTACGAGAAGAAGCTTGCGTGGAAGCAGCAGGAGGTGAAGCATCTTAAGGATGTTTCTATTTGGAATAGGACTTACGATTACACAGTCCGTGTTCTGGCGAGATCCTTGTTTACTATATTTAGTAGGATCGGGCATGTGTTTGGTGTTGATACTGCGGATGAGAGGGCTAAAGCATCAAGAGAACTAGATTCTGATCAAATCCATCGTAGCCACTCAGTTGCTTATGCCCAATCAACTGTTCACCCGTCTGAAACAGGCTTGACTAGATTTTCCTCAGAACCAGTAGAAAGTATCCTTTccaaatctgggccaatctcggGCACAAGAAACATTAACAATTCTTATTCAGGTCCCCTGAAAAGTTCAACTTCAACGGGAAACCCGGTCCCTGGAAGACATTCTTCTGGTGGCTTCTATTCGGGTCCTCTGGGAAGGTCAACAACAAAATCTGGGCCGCTCCCTCTATTCAATAAATCCGGCATGAGGTGGTGGAAATCTCGTGATCGTTCAGGAAGTTTACATGGAAAAGGTCCAAATCAAAAGCATTCTCGACTCACCTCTACAGGTCCGCTAAAAGGCTGCATGATGATCGGGAACGGTTCTCCTGTAGGTAATTGCTATCTAGATCCACAAGGATTTCATTCTGGTTTTCTCAGTGCAACAAAAGGAGCTAATGTAAATGGACATGTTGATGGCTATTCAACTTGCTCTTATCTGACAAGTTATAATGCGAAAAAAAGGTTGTTAAACGCTCCTCCAGAAACTCTTGGAGCTGCTGCCTTAGCACTGCATTATGCAAATGTCATTATCGTGATTGAGAAACTAGTGGCATCTCCTCACTTGATTGGACATGATGCAAGAGAAGACCTGTACAACATGCTACCGGCTAGTTTAAGAGGAGCCCTCAGGGCAAAACTAAAGCCATTCGCCAAGAGCTTGACGTTGTCCGTTTATGACACGGTTCTTGCTGGAGAATGGAATGAAGCAATGATGGGGATTCTAGAATGGCTCGCTCCGCTTGCTCATAACATGATAAGATGGCAATCCGAGCGGAGCTTTGAGCATCAGAACTTTGTTTCAAGAACAAATGTGCTGCTCGTACAAACCCTTTATTATGCAAATCAAGAAAAGACAGAATCAGCAATTACAGAGCTACTCGTCGGTCTGAACTACATATGGAGGTACGGAAGAGAAGTGAATGCAAAAGCAATAGAGGAATGTGCTAGTGCTAGAATGATGTTTAATGATGATTACTTGGATGAGTGA